The Halalkalicoccus sp. CGA53 genome window below encodes:
- a CDS encoding oligogalacturonate lyase family protein, whose product MAGVEVNGNAAGRQLESEVEKKEDSETGAPVTQLTNYFAHSHQLYYTNTSWYEDEGKVLFGSDRHNSKNLYSADIESGLITQLTDLEVSDFERSLSPPRSKYYGGGASINQEREEAYFWYDKYLWSLDLNSYSISKIYELPQGYRPLRTSVTADGNNLCTGITEILRDEIITSSKRQKATPESKILRISLDRSGVNAQTLYEDDMWLGHPNASPTKSNLMTFSPEGPWSKQDERIFGLDMETGESWAIRPKDQGTPYGGLSHEHWLADGTHIGYHGYYEDGTPFFGTIRHDNTEQEEVEISADLLQLGDGGYKSHFHRNEDILLTDGSPQYPYLIIWPIDNGLSSLGTPRKLVCHNGSWQHPRLHVHPRISPDGSRVLYSSNESEYQNIYSVEIPDLKTLPEVTH is encoded by the coding sequence ATGGCCGGAGTTGAAGTGAATGGGAATGCAGCAGGCCGGCAGTTGGAATCGGAAGTTGAAAAAAAGGAAGATTCAGAAACCGGTGCCCCAGTAACCCAATTAACAAATTATTTTGCTCATAGTCACCAATTGTACTATACGAATACAAGCTGGTATGAAGACGAAGGTAAGGTTTTATTTGGCTCTGATCGTCACAATTCTAAGAACTTGTACAGCGCCGATATAGAATCAGGATTAATTACTCAGCTTACTGATTTAGAGGTTTCCGATTTCGAACGAAGTCTTTCGCCCCCAAGAAGCAAATATTATGGCGGTGGTGCTTCGATTAACCAAGAGAGAGAAGAGGCATATTTTTGGTATGATAAATACTTATGGTCTTTAGATCTAAATTCGTATTCGATTAGTAAAATCTACGAATTACCACAAGGCTATCGTCCGCTCCGAACTAGTGTTACAGCTGACGGGAATAACCTATGCACAGGAATCACCGAGATCCTTCGGGATGAGATTATAACGAGTTCTAAACGCCAAAAAGCGACTCCTGAGTCAAAAATATTAAGAATCTCACTGGATCGCTCCGGTGTTAACGCTCAAACACTGTATGAGGATGATATGTGGTTAGGACACCCGAACGCTTCACCTACCAAATCAAACTTGATGACGTTTTCGCCAGAAGGGCCTTGGTCAAAGCAAGACGAACGCATCTTTGGTTTAGATATGGAAACTGGTGAAAGCTGGGCCATCCGCCCGAAGGATCAGGGCACACCCTATGGGGGATTGAGTCACGAACATTGGCTTGCGGATGGGACCCATATTGGATATCATGGGTATTATGAAGACGGTACACCATTTTTTGGTACGATCCGGCATGACAACACCGAACAAGAGGAGGTGGAGATATCGGCCGATCTACTTCAGTTAGGGGATGGTGGATACAAGTCACACTTTCATAGGAATGAGGATATATTACTAACCGATGGGAGTCCTCAATACCCGTATCTTATAATTTGGCCTATTGACAATGGTCTTTCTTCCTTAGGCACCCCAAGAAAGCTGGTATGTCATAATGGATCGTGGCAGCACCCTCGTCTTCATGTTCATCCCCGAATTAGTCCAGATGGGTCTCGGGTTCTGTATAGTAGCAATGAATCAGAATATCAGAATATATACAGTGTAGAAATTCCGGACTTGAAAACATTACCAGAAGTTACACATTGA
- a CDS encoding IS5 family transposase codes for MTSETRLFTRVTAAKAKSVVANPDEPADPERGRGFSEWAMLTLHALRIELGKSYRVTVDLLSEMPGVLEEIGLTRLPHYTVLRTWFERIPTKTWRAFLGASAEKRTGHTAIDSTVFDRDQPSRHYANRTHYRVRALKVTALVDVETLYITDIHSTTSEKHDAKIGPQVARRNVGDLLSLTADRGYDAKAFRDELREHGVRPLIKHRIFTPLDHAHNARIDSDRYNQRSMSETVFSSIKRTLGAAVRARSWWLEFREMILKATVYNLRRSVRYP; via the coding sequence TTGACATCCGAAACCCGTCTCTTCACTCGTGTTACGGCCGCTAAAGCTAAATCAGTTGTCGCAAACCCCGACGAACCCGCCGACCCCGAAAGGGGTCGCGGGTTCTCCGAATGGGCAATGCTCACGCTCCATGCACTCCGCATAGAACTGGGCAAATCCTACCGCGTCACCGTCGATTTGCTGAGCGAGATGCCCGGTGTTCTCGAGGAAATCGGTCTCACCCGGCTTCCTCACTACACGGTTCTGCGTACCTGGTTCGAACGGATTCCAACGAAGACCTGGCGTGCGTTTCTCGGCGCTTCAGCCGAGAAACGCACTGGCCACACCGCTATCGACTCGACTGTCTTCGACCGTGACCAGCCGAGCCGACATTACGCCAATCGGACGCACTATCGCGTTCGAGCGTTGAAAGTCACCGCTCTCGTCGATGTTGAAACGCTCTACATCACCGATATCCACTCGACGACCTCGGAGAAGCACGATGCGAAGATCGGTCCGCAGGTCGCCCGGCGGAACGTCGGCGACCTGCTCAGCCTCACTGCTGACCGTGGCTACGACGCGAAAGCCTTCCGCGACGAACTCCGTGAACACGGCGTTCGTCCGCTGATCAAACACCGGATTTTCACTCCGCTCGATCACGCTCACAACGCCCGCATCGACAGTGATCGGTATAACCAGCGCTCGATGAGTGAAACCGTCTTCTCGAGCATCAAGCGCACGCTCGGCGCTGCCGTGCGTGCGCGAAGCTGGTGGCTGGAGTTCCGCGAGATGATCCTCAAAGCGACCGTCTACAACCTCCGGCGGAGCGTCCGATATCCGTGA
- a CDS encoding ABC transporter substrate-binding protein, which translates to MGGDDADDANDVDDAADPEGERVPTIDWAYWSDMGARTGTFEASLPIFEENVNELGVDVNIMPVTLAFTGDAIRNDYREYHIEFVDMSLGPDRLDPEEFLTRFIVNYAGDSGVGNRSDYMSCDYSMNVLAQARAGDPDERREYVNEASRIFSEDVANIPISHMMVLSGLRTDQLQLDGDLGLAGLNVGHPGTITQLRAEGEERIRYNGDARFAESLINNVLQVSTTPIAAWNNLVYSPLVGYDENYEIEYVLAESIDVLDDGLVYDITLRDATFHDGTPITSEDVAWTLDFIESNNDAYTVASSVPYESFEIINDQQLEIHLGSVAPFLLPRELPKWGILPRDVWLDAGAEEDPENVDLELPLVGSGPYQLVEFQRDEFMRMDPFTDHPVYTPELPMDAIVYTETSAVVTDFEAGNLNVVYELPTEQALEYQDSDWAEIHTQEGFTPIYNAPLMSFGPFQFRDFRLAFSQALDRERAIETALHGLTNAEVHASMMPSTHPWFAGDDILMRCADSPSSNIDVARDLLEENGWEWDSDGNLHYPPDYDTGPALPQGDTPVDHPDQFPCVTEIEEQLDS; encoded by the coding sequence ATGGGAGGTGATGATGCTGATGATGCCAACGATGTCGATGATGCCGCGGATCCTGAAGGAGAACGAGTGCCAACAATTGATTGGGCTTACTGGTCAGATATGGGTGCTCGTACTGGTACGTTTGAAGCTTCATTACCGATTTTTGAAGAAAATGTTAATGAATTGGGAGTTGATGTGAATATAATGCCAGTCACTTTGGCGTTTACTGGTGATGCTATCCGGAATGATTATAGGGAATACCATATAGAATTCGTGGACATGAGCCTGGGACCAGATAGGTTAGATCCCGAAGAGTTCCTTACACGTTTTATAGTTAATTATGCGGGTGATTCAGGTGTAGGTAACAGATCCGACTACATGAGCTGTGACTACAGCATGAATGTCTTAGCACAGGCTCGCGCAGGCGACCCTGATGAAAGGAGAGAATATGTTAACGAAGCCTCAAGAATCTTTTCAGAGGATGTGGCTAATATTCCAATTTCCCACATGATGGTTTTAAGTGGGTTAAGGACCGATCAATTACAGCTAGATGGCGATCTAGGTCTTGCTGGACTTAATGTTGGCCATCCAGGGACAATTACCCAACTTCGAGCCGAGGGAGAGGAACGAATTCGGTATAATGGTGATGCCAGATTTGCAGAGAGTTTAATTAACAATGTACTCCAAGTGAGTACGACTCCGATAGCCGCATGGAATAATTTAGTTTATTCGCCGCTAGTCGGGTATGATGAAAATTACGAAATAGAATACGTATTGGCTGAGAGTATTGATGTTTTAGACGATGGTCTAGTTTATGATATTACCCTGAGGGATGCTACATTCCATGATGGCACACCGATTACTAGTGAGGACGTAGCATGGACCCTCGACTTCATTGAAAGCAATAACGATGCGTACACGGTTGCCTCCTCAGTCCCTTATGAATCTTTCGAAATAATAAATGATCAACAATTAGAGATTCATTTAGGATCGGTAGCACCATTCTTGTTGCCACGAGAACTCCCAAAGTGGGGCATCCTCCCAAGAGATGTATGGTTGGATGCAGGTGCGGAGGAAGACCCTGAAAATGTTGATTTGGAACTACCCTTAGTGGGCTCGGGCCCTTATCAGTTGGTTGAATTCCAACGAGACGAATTTATGCGAATGGATCCCTTCACAGATCACCCGGTTTATACCCCGGAGTTACCCATGGATGCTATCGTATATACAGAGACGAGCGCAGTAGTAACCGATTTTGAAGCGGGGAATTTGAATGTAGTCTATGAATTGCCAACCGAACAAGCCCTTGAATACCAAGATTCTGATTGGGCAGAAATTCACACGCAAGAAGGCTTTACACCAATATATAACGCACCACTGATGTCATTTGGACCATTCCAGTTTAGGGACTTTCGATTGGCCTTCTCTCAGGCACTGGACCGAGAACGCGCCATTGAAACAGCTCTACACGGTTTGACAAATGCTGAGGTTCATGCTTCCATGATGCCATCTACGCACCCATGGTTTGCGGGTGATGATATCTTGATGAGGTGTGCGGATTCACCGAGTTCAAACATTGATGTTGCAAGAGATTTACTTGAGGAGAACGGGTGGGAGTGGGATAGCGATGGGAACTTACATTACCCACCAGACTATGACACAGGACCTGCGTTGCCGCAGGGTGATACGCCCGTGGATCATCCGGATCAATTTCCCTGTGTAACGGAAATCGAAGAGCAACTGGATTCTTAG
- a CDS encoding ABC transporter permease, protein MYKPVQDIHFWIIELVNRVRGHYIVEDATSGLRLYFSTRATRWPAYFLAVMTVIAVFGSRLAPYHYNDQHRTEVGELNRLAPPSLDHPLGTTHNGYDVFSRVIIGTQPTMEAGFLGGLLIITIGMSIGMTAGYMRGPVEAILMRITDFVYGVPLIPFAIVLLALFGAGYYASILVIGAIVWRGSARVIRSQVLQIRESEYIKAAEAMGSPTHRTIIKHVFPNVMGLVILYFAIGVGVTITLQASLSFLGMGDPFLPSWGVMLRNVYNSGYMARAWWWTLPPGILLSLTVLSTLLLGRGVEIFDEGGIHG, encoded by the coding sequence ATGTACAAACCTGTTCAAGACATCCATTTTTGGATTATTGAACTTGTAAATCGAGTCCGAGGTCATTACATTGTAGAGGATGCCACCTCTGGTCTTCGGTTGTACTTCAGTACGAGAGCAACTCGTTGGCCCGCATATTTTTTAGCAGTCATGACCGTAATTGCTGTCTTCGGTTCACGCCTTGCCCCATATCATTATAATGATCAACATCGTACGGAAGTTGGTGAGTTGAATAGATTAGCTCCACCATCATTAGATCATCCTTTGGGGACGACACATAACGGGTATGATGTATTCTCTCGCGTCATAATTGGTACCCAGCCAACAATGGAAGCGGGGTTTTTAGGGGGCTTATTGATAATAACCATTGGGATGAGTATTGGTATGACTGCAGGATATATGAGAGGGCCCGTAGAGGCTATATTAATGAGGATTACGGATTTCGTATATGGGGTGCCGTTGATTCCGTTCGCAATAGTTCTATTAGCACTATTTGGAGCAGGATACTATGCATCAATACTTGTGATCGGGGCTATCGTTTGGCGAGGTAGTGCCAGAGTTATTCGATCGCAGGTATTACAGATTAGGGAAAGTGAATATATCAAAGCAGCTGAAGCTATGGGATCCCCAACTCATCGGACAATTATAAAGCACGTCTTTCCAAATGTGATGGGATTAGTAATACTATACTTCGCAATTGGTGTCGGCGTTACGATTACTTTGCAGGCTAGCCTTTCATTCCTTGGCATGGGTGATCCATTTCTTCCTTCGTGGGGGGTTATGCTCCGCAATGTGTATAATTCGGGGTATATGGCCCGTGCGTGGTGGTGGACACTGCCGCCAGGTATATTGTTATCTCTGACTGTGTTAAGTACCTTATTACTAGGTAGGGGCGTAGAAATCTTTGATGAAGGTGGTATCCATGGCTGA
- a CDS encoding ABC transporter ATP-binding protein gives MAEEILRIEDLSITYQSRHHRVHAVNNANMNITKGDCYGLVGESGCGKSTIAKSIMGGIDENGEIESGKIIYKGEEIQDYSEKQFREQIRWKEISMIPQSPMTSLNPIERLSDQAWEIGKAHTDWDKKYTHQKFKDSFDIVGLPMERIHDYPFEFSGGMQQRVLIALSIFLEPSLVIADEPTTALDVILQDQIFQHLEKIREERDLSILMITHDISIVFENSQSVGVMHGGQIVETGDPSTIYHDARHPYSILLQRSFPDIQNTNKELVTIGGVPPKLETQVNECTFVNRCPWAINGCENGAPKLKQSGDVNSHKVACIRKDEIPKLKEEYLKEIDNK, from the coding sequence ATGGCTGAAGAAATACTTCGAATTGAAGATTTGAGTATTACCTACCAATCCCGTCACCATCGGGTACATGCAGTGAATAACGCAAATATGAACATAACAAAAGGAGACTGTTACGGGTTGGTTGGTGAAAGTGGATGCGGAAAAAGCACAATTGCAAAATCAATCATGGGAGGAATTGACGAGAATGGTGAAATTGAATCTGGAAAAATTATATATAAAGGTGAAGAGATACAAGATTATTCGGAAAAGCAATTTAGAGAACAGATACGTTGGAAGGAAATATCAATGATACCTCAATCCCCAATGACTAGTCTCAATCCAATAGAACGACTGAGTGATCAAGCGTGGGAAATTGGAAAAGCACATACAGATTGGGATAAAAAATATACCCATCAAAAGTTCAAGGATTCTTTTGATATAGTTGGCTTGCCTATGGAACGAATCCATGATTATCCATTTGAATTTTCAGGGGGGATGCAACAACGAGTTCTTATTGCGTTGTCAATCTTTTTAGAACCGTCATTAGTTATTGCCGATGAGCCTACAACGGCACTTGATGTGATTCTACAGGATCAAATTTTTCAACACTTAGAGAAAATTCGCGAGGAAAGAGATTTAAGTATCTTAATGATCACACACGATATTTCAATCGTTTTTGAGAACAGTCAATCAGTTGGAGTCATGCACGGGGGGCAGATCGTTGAGACAGGCGATCCATCAACCATATATCATGATGCCCGGCATCCCTACTCAATACTTTTACAAAGATCCTTTCCAGACATCCAAAATACTAATAAAGAATTAGTGACTATCGGTGGAGTACCACCTAAATTGGAAACTCAAGTAAATGAGTGTACATTTGTAAATCGTTGCCCTTGGGCGATTAATGGCTGTGAAAATGGTGCCCCAAAACTCAAGCAATCTGGTGATGTAAATTCTCATAAGGTTGCATGTATTCGTAAGGATGAGATTCCAAAATTAAAGGAAGAATACTTAAAGGAGATTGATAATAAATGA